In Phycisphaerae bacterium RAS2, the DNA window CCGTGCCCTCGCGAAAGATGCCGGTTTGCCGCAGGAGGCAATCGACCAGGGACGTCTTGCCGTGGTCGACGTGAGCGATGATAGCGACGTTTCGTAGCTGCATGGTGGGGTGTCGTTTCCTGGTGTGGTATCGTGTTGTGAGTTCGTGGGTACCGACGATCGGCAATTGCTGATTCGCGGGCATTGTAGGGGCCGGCGATGATTCATGCGAATCCGCGGCGTACGAACGCAAATGAACGAGATTGGAGTAAGGAGAAATTCCAGATGGCAACCAACCGAAGCACCCGTCGCCGATTTCTAAGCAACACCGGCAAACTGGCAATCGTGACCAGTGCGGCCGCCGCCGGCGCATCGAACATCGCCGCCGAGGCGGTGCACGCCGACGAACCGCAATCCAGCAATGAGAAAGCAAACCGCCCTGACCGTCGCGTTGTGCCCGGCAGTCCGAGCAAGGCCTATTCGCGCGCGATGCAGTCGGGTCGATTCGTGTTCGTGGCCGGCTGCGTCGGCACATATCAAAAGGACGGCAAGTCGGCGATGGATGCCGATTTTGAGTCGCAGGCACGGCGCACGCTGGAGAATTTAAAGGCGTCCGTCGAGGCAGCCGGTTCAAGCCTGGACAAAGTCCTCAAGTGCACCTGCTTCCTGAAGAAGTATGAGGACTTTGCGAAGTTCAACGAAGTGTATATGACAATCTTCCCCGAACCGCGCCCGGCGCGCAGCACCGTCGTCGTGCTGGATTTCGTCGTCCCCGGCGCGCTGCTGGAGGTCGATTGCGTCTGCGTGGTGTAATGGCGTGCTCCAAGGAGCCGATCACGCCATTCGCAGATTCACTATGGCGGGCATTCGACGACCGCACGAAACGCTCCGATTGCTCGCGCAATCGGCACTTTGAATGTTGATTACTTGAACGCTTCGCGCAGCTTCCTTATCGCACCGCGGATCGCGCTCTGCGCCGTGTCATCGGCGGCATTCGTCGCCACGAGAATGGCCAAATCTCGCTGCGGCGCGATAACAACTACAGCGTACCAGCGGCCGTTCGACCCGTCGTGCGCCAGCATCTTCCCGCCGGCCCACTCCTCGTCGCGAATCACCCAGCCGAACGCGTATTCCTGTTTGTATGGATCAGCGTGCAGCAATTCGAACGTCGCGGGCTTAAGCAATTCTGCCGACTCCGGCTTCCGCGCGCCCCGCAGATGCAGCCGCGCATACTTCGCCCAGTCGCCGACCGAGCAATGCGCCGTTCCCGCCGGCCCGATCACGGCGGGATTGTCGCTACCCGGCCCCGGCGGCACGGCGCTATACATCATGAACAACGAGTCGTGCCCGCGCGGCTGATCGACTTCATCCGGCGACCCCGGTGCGCCGAAGCCGGCCGTCGTCATTCCCAGCGGCTCGAACATCATTTGCTTCATCAGTGCTTCGTAGGCTTCGCCGGTCACCGCCTCGCACATCGCCCCCGCAATCGCGAAGCCGTAATTTGAATAGGCAAACTTGGTATCTGGTTCGTGCGCTGGCTCGCGCGACAGCACGATCTCAACGAGCGAACGCCGCTGCTTGAGCATGTCCCCAGAAAGCAACAGCACCTTCGGCCACGTCGCCAAATCCGGCCGCCGATCCTCCGCCAGCCCCGCGCGATGACACAACAATTGCTTCAACGTTACGGTGCGATACACCGAGTTCAACTTCTCCGCCTGTTCGCCAAAAGCCTCGGCGACCGTCGTCTCCCATTTCAACTTACCTTGCTCCACGAGCATTGCGCAAAGCGTCGCCGTCATCGACTTCGTGCATGAGCCGAGATGAAACCGATCATCCGCAGCGATCTTCTGTTTGCCTCGCGCCTCGCGCTTGCCGGCAACGCCAACCACGATCGGCCCCTTGCTTCTTACCACCGCCGCCGCCATCCCCGGCACGCGGTCTTTTTTTATGACATCCTTCAGAATGGCGGTCACATCGTCAGCCGCAGGCCGGGTCGTTTGGCCGATGACCAATTCAACAAGCATCAACGAGTGGATGACGGATGCAATGCAGATTGTTGGCAATCGTCCTCTCATCATGCGAGTGGTCCCCGTGGAATCGAATGCGTTGTCAGGTCGTGCCGCATGTAGAGTAATCGCACGAAAAGCGGCGATCTCACGAAACAACCATGAACGCACAGAGTACGGGCAATCAAGGCATAAACACTCAGAGCCGGGGCGTATCGCCCCGGAGATTCCGGGCAACGCAGCGACATTGGCGAATCTCAATCGATCAGTTCGGCAGGACGGCGTCATCCGGCTCGACACGAGCCGGCTCTGACCATCTGGCGCGTCCCTTCGCGCCAGCCGGGTCTGACGAAGAAAAATGATTCTTGATATAATCGTGATCAGTAGCCTTTTGATCGATCCGATTGCGAGGACGCGACATGCAACCCGACCTCTCCATCAACTTCTGCGGCGTGAAGTCCCCCAATCCCTTCTGGCTCGCATCGGCTCCGCCGACCAACAGCGGCTACCAGGTTCGCCGCGCCTTTGAGGCCGGTTGGGGCGGCGCAGTCTGGAAGACCCTCACCCACGAACCGATCGTCAATGTCTCCAGTCGTTACGGGGCGGTGGATTACGACGGCCGCAAGGTGATGGGCCTGAACAACATCGAGCTGATTACCGACCGCCCGCTGGATGTGAACCTCGCCGAAATACGCGACGTCAAGCGCGACTTCCCAAACCATGCCTTATTCGTGTCACTCATGGTCGAATCCAAGCGCGAAACGTGGCACGACATTGTCAAACGCACCCAGGACACCGGCTGCGACGGTTTCGAGCTGAACTTCGGCTGCCCGCACGGCATGAGCGAACGCGGTATGGGCGCGGCCGTCGGCCAGGTGCCGCAATACGCCGAGATGATTACGTCGTGGGTGAAGGAAGCATCGCGCATTCCCGTCATCGTCAAGCTCACGCCGAACGTGACCGATGTGCGCGCCATCGCCCGCGCCGCAAAGAACGGCGGGGCCGATGCCGTCTCGCTCATCAACACGATCAATTCCATCATGGGCGTCGATCTTAATTCGTTCGCCCCCAAGCCCAGCGTCGCAGGCCGCGGGTCACACGGCGGCTACTGCGGCCCGGCGGTCAAACCGATCGCCCTCAACATGGTCTCGAGCATCGCCGCCGATCCGGGCGTCCGCATTCCCATCAGCGGCATCGGCGGCATTCAGGCATGGCAGGACGCCGTCGAGTTCATGCTGCTCGGCGCGACGAGTGTGCAGGTCTGCACGGCCGTCATGCACTACGGCTTTCGAATCGTCGAGCACATGATCAGCGGTATGAAGAATTGGATGCGCGAACATGGGTTCAAAAAGACGTCTGACTTCATCGGCAAGGGCGTGCCCAACATCGCCGACTGGGGCGATCTCGATTTGTCCTACAAAGTCGTCGCCGAGATCAGTCAGGCGAAGTGCATCCACTGCGGCCTGTGCTACATCGCCTGCGAGGACGGCTGCCACCAGTCCATCAAATGGGAGAAAGTCCCGCTGGACGAATTCACTAAGCGATACGGCGCCCCGCAATCCTCAAGCCCCAAGCCTCAAGCCAATTCCAACGGCAACGGCCAGCGCCTCGTCAACCCCGACATGCATTTCCACAAGAGCGGCGATGTCGAGGTGCTACCCGGAGCGGGCGACGGCTACGTCGGCGTCTTCAGCATCAAGCAGGACACCTGCGTCGGTTGCAACATGTGCTCGCTCGTCTGCCCGGTGGAAGACTGCATCACGATGAAACAAATGGACAGCGGCCTGCCGAAAATGAACTGGAAGGAATACCAGGCGAAGCTTGCATCGGGTGAGATGCAGAAGATCGAGCCGCCCAGCCATGTGTAACGATTCTCGCAATTCAGAGCCGGGGCATGTCGCCCCGATGAAAAAGTGCTGCATCCGATTGCGCGCGCAATCACCTCTATTGGTACTTGCGGCGATTGCATTGGGATCGAGCGGAATCGCCCGCGCCCAGACCGGAACCTTCCTCGATCGCCAGTGGCCCAGCGATTTGCGTGTGGCGGATTACAACGTCAACTGGGATTCCATCTTCCCCGACAACGACCCGAACAATCATTCATTCCGCTGCTGCAACAAGGTCGCCGAGTTTCGCCGGCTCATCGCCGCCATCAATCCCGACATCATGACGCTTCAGGAAATCAACGGGAGCCGGCCGGTCACCGACGTCACCGCCATCTTCAACACCGTGCTGCCCCTCCCCGGTGGTGCAAGCTGGCACGGCGCGATTGGCTACAACAACGTCATCGTCAGCCGGTGGCCGCTCTCGATGATCGCTACCCAAACGACTCCCGCCGGAAACCTGCCGCGCGTCATGGCCCTCGTCGATCTGCCGAACGATCGCTTTGCGCGAGACCTCTACATCATCAACGAACATTTCAAGTGCTGCGAAGGCGCGGCCAACGACCTTCGCCGACAGATTCAGGCGGATTCAATCATCAACTGGATGCGCGACGCCCGCACCGCCGGCGGCAGCATCACGCTGTCAACCGGCACACCCATGCTCGTCATCGGCGACCTCAACATCGTCGGATCGCTCAACCCGCTCAACACCGTCCTCTGCGGCAACATCAGCGACAACGGCACGTACGGACCCGACTCCCCTCCTGACTGGGACGGCTCATGCAGCGTTGATGGCCACCCTTTGCATAACATCACCGGCCCGGAAGACTACACCTGGCGCGACGACGGCAGCAACTTCGACCCCGGCCGCCTTGACTTCGCCATCTTCACGGACAGCGCCCTCAGCGTCGCGAAGAAACTCATCCTCAACACCGTCACCATGACACAGGCCGATCGCGATGCAAACGGTTTGCAACTCAATGACGTGCTGCTCGACCCACCGGGCTACTACGACCACCTGCCGCTCGTGGTCGACTTCCGCCTGACGACGCCCGTTCCTGCCAACGGCGACGTGAACCTCGACGGCGCTACCAACGGCCGCGACATCGACTGGTTCGTCCGGCTCCTGCTGACCGGCCTCGGCAACGATCCGCTGCGCATCGCCAAGGGGGATTTTTCAGGCAACGGTGTGGTGGACGCCGCGGATGTTTCAGTTTTCGTTAATGCGTTGGTCGGGCCGTAGCCCTACGCATCGCGGAAGCGCCGAATCGAATTGCGAAGCAGGTCAAACGTCGCTTGAGGGAAACCCGGCGGCCACACTTCCGCGAAGCGTTCTTCATCCGTGCCGGCTTGCAAAGTGGCAAGCATTCTCGAAACCGCGCGTGCAAATCCAATGGCAGTTGTACAGGTGCTGAACAAGGGCTGTGCTTGCGCGCGATCCGCTCGAACTGAATCGCGAAAGTGTAGCAGCTTGAATTCTAGCTGATCTCCCGTTGCTTCCAGTAATCCCAGATACTCGCCGGGTTCGTCGTACATTACGAACTCGGTCGAGTGTGCGGGGCCGAGAACGCGCACGGCCGCTTCTGCCAGCAGCTTCAACGAATCATCCGGAATATGCGAAGGATAGATGATGGCCTCATTACTTCCATCCGAAAATGCGATTTCAAGCACGTGTGATGAATGCAAATTGGCTTTTATTTCCAGCACGCTCACTCACCCGAATTGCCTTCACGCGCTCGCGCACATTGCCGGCACGCGCATGTGATAGTCCGTCGTTAGTTGGTACGCATGCGCCGCGCGGAGCAGCCGGGCCTCCTCGAAGTGCGGGGCCATCAGTTGCAGGCCGATCGGTAGCCCGCCGCCGGTGAAACCGCAGGGGATCGACACGGCGGGAATGCCAGCGAGGTTGGCCGCGGTCGTGTAGATGTCGGCCAGGTACATCTGCAACGGGTCGTCGCTTTTTTCGCCCAGGCGAAAGGCCGCCGTCGGCGTCGTGGGCGACACGATCACGTCGCACTTCTGGAACGCCTCGCGAAAGTCGCGCGCGATCAGCGTCCGCACCTTTAGCGCCTTCAGGTAATACGCGTCGTAGTAGCCGCTCGAAAGCGCGTACGTGCCCAGCATGATCCGCCGCGCCACCTCCGGCCCGAAGCCCTCTGCCCGGCTTGCGGCGACCATCTCGATGAAATCGCCGCCGGTCGCTGTGCGATGCCCGAAATGCACGCCGTCGTACCGCGCCAGGTTGCTCGATGCCTCGGCCGTGCAGATGAGGTAATAACAGGCGATTGTATATTTTGTGTGCGGCAGCGAAAGCTCCACCACCGTCGCCCCCTGCTTGCGGTACTGCTCGATCGCCGCCTCCACCGCCGCGCGAACCTCGCCGTCCAGCCCATCGCCAAAGTACTCTTTCGGCACGCCGACCCGAAGCGACCCCAGCGGCTTGCCCAATTCGGCCACATAGTCCGGCGCCGGCTGTTCCACGCTCGTTGAATCGCGCGCATCCTTCCCCGCAATGCAGCCCAGCACGCGGGCCAGTCCTTCGGCGCTCGTCGCACACGGCGCGACGTGATCCAGGCTGCTTGCGAACGCGACCAATCCGTACCGAGAAACGCGCCCGTACGTCGGCTTCAATCCGCACACGCCGCAGAACGACGCCGGCTGACGGATCGACCCGCCCGTATCCGACCCCAGCGCATACGGCACCAGCCGCGCCGCCACAGCCGCCACCGATCCGCCCGACGATCCGCCGGGCACGCGCTCAACGTCCCACGGATTGCGCGTCGGGAAGTACGACGAGTTCTCGGTGGACGAGCCCATCGCGAACTCGTCAGTATTAGTCTTGGCGACGATCACCGCGCCGGCATCCAGCAATCGCTCGACGCAATGCGCGTTGTAGGGCGATTTGAAACCCGCCAGCATCTTCGACCCGCAGGTCGTCGTGCCCACATCGGTGCAGAAAATGTCCTTCACCGCGACCGGCACACCCTGCAACGCGCCGCGCGGCCCGCCGCGCGACGCCGCGGCATCCAGATCGGCCGCTCGCTTCCGCGCGGACTCCTCCAGCACGCTGATCGCGCAATGAAGCATCGGATCGAGCCGCGCGATGCGCTCGAGCGACGCGGCGACTTGCTGAACCGCCGACTCGCTCATGCCGACCCCTGATCGAGCAGCTTGGGAACTTTGAAGTACGGTGTGTCGCGCTGCGGCGCGTTGGCCAGCGTGCGATCGGCGCCAAGCGATTCACCCGGCACGTCCTCGCGCCAGACGTTCGCCACCGGCAACGGGTGCGCCGTCGGCTCCACGCCATCCGTGCTGACCTCGTTGAGTAGCGCGACATACGTCAGGATGTCGCCGAGCTGACCGGCATAGACCGCGAGCCGGTCCGGCGGCAGTTGCAGCCGCGCCAGGTGCGCGATGTGCTCAACCTGTTTGGGATCAATGGCGGGCATGGACGATTCAAACCTCGTGCGCGGAAGCTTGCACGGGCTCGGCCGAGAAGTCCAGCAATTGAATCGTAATCCGCGCCAACCGCGTCAGGCCGAGACGGCCTCGGGCTTCCAGTTGCGTCGCACCGGCTTCACCACCAGCCCCATGCGAATCGCCTTCGTGGAGACAAGAATCCGGGTCACCCGGCCGTCAACCACGGCGCGAACTTTCTGAAGATTCGGCTTGAACTTCCGCTTGGTGCGGCCCGTGACCTTTGTACCGACGCCGCCCAGGTACTTGGCCTTGCCGCGATGGGTATACTGGCGGCCGGTGGTCGTCTTCTTGCCGGTGAACTTACAAACGCGTGGCATGCTGCACCTCGACGGTGTCCAAATCCCAACAGTTCCGTAGAATCAGGCAAGTGTAAGTCGGATCGCACTTTTTTCAAGTGCTCGCCGCGGCTCATTCATTTAGGGATGACCGGACTGGTTCCGATAACCAATGTCGGATTCATCCGGGCCGGCCCCGGCTCTCGGCAATGAACCCCGCCGGGCCGCGTTAGGCCCCCAGTGAGGTCGGAGATGGATGACGCCTCGGTGCGGCAGGCGATTGAGCTGGCCAAACGCGGCGACGCCCCGGCCATGCACCAGCTGGTCGATCTCTTTGCGGGCCGAATCTTCGGGTTCTTCTACCGCTCGACCGGTTCGCGGGCCGACGCCGAGGACTTGATGCAGGAGGTCTTTGTCCGCGTCGTGCGGATGCTGTCCCAGTATCAGGACGACGGGCGATTCGAGTCGTGGTTGTTCCGGATCGCCGCGAACCTGGTTCGAGACCGCGTCCGGCAGCAGCGTCGCCGGCCGCGCCACCTTTCAGGCCATGGTGCGGACTCAACCAGACACGGCAACGAGTCGCAGGTACTGGACGAGTTGGCCGGTCAGGAGCCTGCGGCCGATGCTCGGATGGCGCTCGGCGAAGACGTGGACGCGCTGAACGCGGCGCTGGCGCAGCTACCGGACGGCGAGCGAGAAGTCATCATGCTAAGACATTTTTCGCAGATGTCGTTCAAGGAGATCGCCGAGACGACGGGCACGCCGCTGGGGACGGCCTTGGCGCGCGGGCATCGCGGCCTGCGCCGGCTGCGCGAGTTGATGGAATCGCAGGAGACAGCCCGCCGCACCCGGCAATCCGGCGGCAAGTTGAGCGTTTAGCAGGCAGGAGCCAGACGATGCAGGCTTTTGATTCGGACAACCTGGAACGCGAGATCGCCGAAAGCGAGCGGTGGCTGCGGCAGATTGAGACGCCGTCGCCGTCGCCGAAGGCCATCGCGAACCTGAAGGAAGTCTTGACCGCGGAAATGGGTAGTGACCGCGTGGGGGGCCGGGCCGCCCCCATGCGGCGATTTTCCGGGTGGCACGGTTCGCTTGCTGCCGCGGCGGCCTTGTTGTTGGCCGTCGGGATCGGCTGGTACTCCTTCTCCGGTCACGGTCGTTCGGCATTGGCGACGGCGGAAACGGGCGAGCCGATTCCGCTGTCGGCCGATGCGAGCGAGCAGTTGAGCCGGTACAGCGACTGGGAGCGCGAGCTTTCGGCGTTGGAGTCCGAGTCGCTGGACGACGTGCTGTCGGGCGTGCGCGATGCGGCCCTGGAGATCGGTGCGTAATCGTAGGGACCGTTCGATCGCAGACAACACGATGACATGAGCGGGTCAAGGGTGTGGGTGGTGCGCTTCGGCAACAGCCGGCGCGGGCAGTCAGTCAAGCAAAGGGCAAGAACATGAACGGGCGATTTGGGTTTGCAGTGACGGGCATGATGGGGTTGGCGCTGGGTGTCGGATTCCTGGCAGTGCCTTCAGCGCGGGCGGTTGAACCGCCGGAAGACCAGCAGGGCGCGATGGACGAAGATCGACCGCCGCGCCGAGGCCCGATGGGCGGGCCGCGGATGCACGACGGTCCTCCGCCGGGGCATTCTGAAGACGGCATGGACGACGGTCCGCGCCGGCCGATGCGCGAGCGCCGGGGTGAAGGCCCGGACGGCGGGCGCCGCTGGCGCGAGGGGCCGCCCGAGCTGACCGATGAAACGCTTGACAAGGTCATGGCACTGGTCGCGGACAAGTTCCCGATCATGCACCAGCGACTCACGCGGCTGCGGGAAGAGAACCCCGAACGCTTCCGCCGGTCGATCGGCCGCATGGTCGGCGTCTATCACGAGTATCAGATGCTCAAGGAGCGCCACCCCGAGATGGCCGAGACGCTGATCGACGAGATTCGCGGCGAGCAGCAACTGGCCGATTTGATCGAACAGCATCGCGCTGCCTCGGGCGACGCGCCGAAGCAGGCACAAATCGAAACAACGATGCGCGAGGCCGTTCGCACGCAGGTGAACCTGATGCTCAAGCGGCGCGAAGCGCGGCTGGCGGATTTCGGCGCGCGAATCGCCCAGCAGCAGGAACGTCTCGCCGAAGAACAGGCCAAGCTGGCCGATGAAAAGACACGCGTCGATGAGTTGGTCAACCAGCGACTGGAGGACATCAAAGCCGGCAAGATGCCGCCGAAGCATGGGCCGTTTGAGGGCCGCGGTTTCGGCAAGGGACCTCCGGGCGGTCCCGGTGGCCCCGGGCTGGGCGGTCCCGACGAGCGCCGAATGCGAATGCGCGACGGCAAAGGCCCGCGTCATCCGCGGCCGCGACCGGATGAGGACATGCCGCCGGAAGACGGTGAAATGCTCCCTCCGCCGCCGCCACCGGGCGAGTGATGCGAGAACGTCGCCGCACTCAAACGAGAATTCACAGCCCACATATCGAGGTGCATTCCGCGACTCGACAGGTCGGCGCGTGAGGGCTATCTTGGGTGCGCTGGCGGTGTGAATCGCTGGCACACAACATAAGAGTGACATCCGCGTGAGAATCGTGGGTGGAGTGGGCCCGTGGTCGCTTGTCGACCGCGGGCCATTATTTTGCGCTGACCTTAAGCCTTAAAAATCTCATCCTGATGCTACATCTTCTCATCGTGGTGCGTCGAGGACGCACCCTACGTTTTACTGCCCACCGCCCACCGCTCACTGCTCACTGACCACTGCCCACTGCCCCCTCAATCAAACGACTTCACGAATGCGATGCCCGTGCCGCCTTGCGTGCTGGCATACGGCGCGATCTTCCACCCGAAGAAATCCGGATCGCGGCCCGACGCGACGCTGTGCCCCACCACCGTTCCAAGCACGGCCCCCATGACCACGTCGGAGAAATAATGCTCGCCGTCCTCGATGCGCTCGTATCCCGCGAGCGCGGCCAGTGCATAGAGCGGAATGCCGACCGCGTGCCCGTATGCCTCATGCATGACACTCGCCACAACGAAGCTGCTCGACGTATGGCCCGAAGGCAGCGTCCCGCGCTCGCCGTTGGGGGCCCGGTCGTACGACGCCGCCTGCCCCAGCATCACCGTCACGCCGTTGATGGCCAGCGCCGAGAACAGCGTCTTGCCCACTTCGTAGGTCTTGTCGTCCATGCGCTGTTGGCCGATGAGGTACCACGCGCCGGCCAGTGCGAAATGGGTGCCGGGGTTGCCAATCGCCCCGAATGCGTCGCGCCAGTCCTCCTTGAAATGGTGGTGCGCCGGCCGCCAGTCGCCCTCTTTGTTGAAGTGCCGCTCGATGGAGTAATCGACGCCAGATTCCTTGATGGCGATGGCCCCGCCGAGCGTGCCGCCGAGAATCACGAGGTTGACCGGGTTGGCATAAACGCGCTTCGTGTCACGCCACAGATCGGCCGGGGCGTTCTTCACGTCGCGCTTGACCGTCTCCCAGAACGACGGCAGCGGCGGGCGACGAAGGTATTTGTCTTCTTTCTCCGACCAGTTGACCTCCGCTCCGTCCGCTGTGCCGGCCCCCTCGCCGGCGTCGCCCAGCAGCAGGATCGTCTCGTCAAAGTCGAGCTGCGCCGCCTGCGCCAGTGTCACGACGCGATCCTGCCCCGCCGCGCCCGTCGCTCCATTCGCCGTTGACGCGACGATTGAAACAGGCTGGTTCAGCCGAACCTTCGGGGCGCGCCCGGAGCCGGAACTTCGCCATGCCAGATCCCTGTCCGCGGGCGGCAGGTCGTCAGCGCTTGCCAGCCGCGCTCGCTCGATCCGGTCCAACCGGCCCGCCAGACCTTGCGGCGCGATGCTTGCCGACCGCTCGCTGCAACCGGCCAGTGAAGCCAGCAACACCGTTGCACAAGATATAGAAAGGGTGATTCGTGACATGACCATGCCTCCTGGAAGAATCGAGGCCGCCTCGCGCCGTCCTTGGCGGGTTGGGGCTCAATCGTAGAACGCTGGAAAGAGCTTGGCAACTCAACATTTCTGTCAAAAGGTGGATATCGGGGCATCACGAAGGGGATCAACCGATCTCGACAATTTACGCCCAAACACTTGAAACGCTTCCTCGAAAGCCGTACATTCGTTGGCGTGCGATGCTTCGTCATGGTCCATCCACCTATCTTGGATTGACGGATCTGCGGCATCGGATGCGCCTTTCACTGCCGGGCCGTAATTAGCGGGCGTGTCGACGCTGAACACGCGAGGAGGCAACATGTCCCGAATCAAGACGAGCGAGACTTACATGGCGAGTCGTCAGTCATCGGGCCACAGGCTTATGGAATTCATTCGAGTCCGGCGTAAGCCCGTATGCGGAAAGCTGTTCGACAGTCGCCTACCTGGTTTACGCTGGTTTGCCTTGTACGGCGCTCTGCTATCCGCATCAGTTGCCGCGCCGGTTCGAGCCCAATGGACCGTGACCAACTTGCACCCGGAAGGGGCCAGTGAATCGTTTGCGACGGGCGTTCACGCGGGCCAGCAAGTGGGCTACGCAAAGTTCGGCATCACCGATCGAGCCACATTGTGGAACGGCAGCGCGGAGTCATGGATTGACCTAAATCCCTTTGGAGCGAGCTCTTCACGAGCACTGGGGATTCATAACGGGCAACAAGTGGGTCAAATCGGCGTTGGCAGCAATTCCACACGGGCTGCCATGTGGAGCGGCAGCGCAGCCTCATTCGTCAGTCTGCATCCCGCCGGCGCTACCTTCTCACAAGCTCATGGCGTCTACGATGGTCGGCAGGTCGGCGAAGTGAGATATGGCGGCTCCAGTCGCGCGACCTTATGGAATAACAGCTCGACGCCGTTGAGCTTGCACCCCGACTGGCTTGCGAGCGGGTCGGTTGCCTATGGAGTTGACAGCAATCAAGTGGCAGCAAGGCTCGATATGTATGGCGATCCTGCGGCCGGTGTTTGGAACACCAGTGGCTCTTATTGGGTGAATCTCGGGCCGCCGGGCACGTACTGGTCAGGGGCCTACGGCGTACACGCCGGTGAGCAGGTCGGCTGGGCCTACGGGTACGTGTGGGACCCCAACACAACGATACGAGCCTTCATGTGGAGGAGCTACACCAATACAGGCGTAGATTTACATCCCGCCATTGCAAGCTCTTCGATCGCGTACGGCGTTCACGCGGGGCATCAAGTGGGTCAAGTCGCATTTGGCGCGTACCCGGGCGTCCCACATGCCAGCTTTTGGAAAGGTACTGCCGAAACGTGGGTAGACCTGCACACCTTCCTGCCGGTGCACTACCAAAGTTCAGAAGCGCGAGGCGTCTGGCACGACCAAGACGCAGGAATAACATACGTAGTGGGGCACGGATTCAACATCAACACGGGTCGAAACGAGGCCCTCATGTGGACGTTGCCCGAGCCCGGCAGTGGACTATTGGCGATGGCGGCGATGCTGGGGTTGACCGCGACGCGCAGCCGGCGCTCACACGCGGCGAACATCAACATGAAAACGATTGAAAGCACGTCAATGCGGCCTAGCCCGTGATGGGCGTCGATTCGCGCCGCACATTCGTGATAGCCTTTGACCTATGACACGGATCAGCGAGTTCTAAAGAATCGTCACTTACATGTACTACCGTGATCATGCCCCGCCGCATTTTCACGCCGTCAATTCCGGAAGCGAGGCGGAAGTGGCGATCGACTCCCTTGAAACCATTGATGGGTTCTTGCCCCACCGGGCGATGAGTCTGGTAAAAGAATGGGCAAGGCTCCATCAGGTTGAACTTCGGACTGTCTGGAACCAAGCGCGTTCGCATCAACCATTGAAACAGATCGAACCGCTGCCCTAAAATGATGCGTATGCCTCGAATCAACGAAATACGACCATTGCCCGGGTTTCGCATCTTCGTCCGGTTCGAGGATCAGGTCGCGGGTGAAGTAGACCTCTCTGATCTACGCGGCAAGGGCGTGTTTCAATCCTGGGACATTCCAG includes these proteins:
- a CDS encoding PAP2 superfamily protein, whose translation is MSRITLSISCATVLLASLAGCSERSASIAPQGLAGRLDRIERARLASADDLPPADRDLAWRSSGSGRAPKVRLNQPVSIVASTANGATGAAGQDRVVTLAQAAQLDFDETILLLGDAGEGAGTADGAEVNWSEKEDKYLRRPPLPSFWETVKRDVKNAPADLWRDTKRVYANPVNLVILGGTLGGAIAIKESGVDYSIERHFNKEGDWRPAHHHFKEDWRDAFGAIGNPGTHFALAGAWYLIGQQRMDDKTYEVGKTLFSALAINGVTVMLGQAASYDRAPNGERGTLPSGHTSSSFVVASVMHEAYGHAVGIPLYALAALAGYERIEDGEHYFSDVVMGAVLGTVVGHSVASGRDPDFFGWKIAPYASTQGGTGIAFVKSFD
- the rpmB gene encoding 50S ribosomal protein L28, with translation MPRVCKFTGKKTTTGRQYTHRGKAKYLGGVGTKVTGRTKRKFKPNLQKVRAVVDGRVTRILVSTKAIRMGLVVKPVRRNWKPEAVSA
- the sigW_10 gene encoding ECF RNA polymerase sigma factor SigW → MDDASVRQAIELAKRGDAPAMHQLVDLFAGRIFGFFYRSTGSRADAEDLMQEVFVRVVRMLSQYQDDGRFESWLFRIAANLVRDRVRQQRRRPRHLSGHGADSTRHGNESQVLDELAGQEPAADARMALGEDVDALNAALAQLPDGEREVIMLRHFSQMSFKEIAETTGTPLGTALARGHRGLRRLRELMESQETARRTRQSGGKLSV